Proteins encoded in a region of the Candidatus Krumholzibacteriia bacterium genome:
- a CDS encoding zinc-dependent metalloprotease, which produces MKRFMVFVAILALLAPSEAALAKKPKKEEGGDAAKKEQTEKKKGPFKDFSEVTEDAKFLEGFFDIYQKPEQLLLAVPEKRLDEDFILNFTLAQGVGSGWLIGGTMLNWEAVVVALERHGDKLFLVAKPTRFTASEEPYKGMVDFAFGSSVLASADIVSIRDKDKALLIDVQKWFLSDLSGVGEVLRFTLSPVPGQRGPAQLETDKSFIEQVKVFPQNVNVRAKLSFRPGEPVDWDGVPDGRSIPLSVYCVMAPLPEEPMTPRRADDRMGYFLTAQKDFAQPEHDFFARYVRKWRLEPERKRGDLFIPKKPITYFLDPSIPPEYRPYIQAGVEEWNRAFEAAGFENAMRADLLPRDADPEDLRYATIRWVATDVRSYGAIGPSVVDPRTGEILDADILFDAAIAQWARQTWRTVADPSRTLQQILGMEETAAPPTGPNFEQAGFAEQLSVHMAMMRADLLLRGVITPQEPVPIEFIGEFLKFVTMHEVGHTLGLRHNFRGSTDTPMARLHDRVWTGEHGLVNSVMEYPAANISGDGKPNGNYYTPTVGTWDLWAISYGYTPDAEKAASLARQVAQDGHQYGTDEDAGGIPALDPTVNVWDLGDDPLGWSKERTHLIRGIWERLPQVVLYDDRPRYELTDALNTLLVAYLQALAPAVKYVGGQEVNRDHVGDPQARPPYQIVPKAKQLDALEHVVQASLSENSFAMPREVLTQLGSNRWSHWGMDNTIMGRIDYPLHELVLMVQSGVLQQLTNPVRLQRLVDGETVFGAQSTLSIPELMDNITRSVWSETWGAQPRNVTSMRRNLQRLYVDRMTDLLAHPPARLPADARAVTRVQLRDLQGRLERALGAGTNLDPYTRAHLQEAHERIGKALEAGLEVELLGGRG; this is translated from the coding sequence GTGAAGCGTTTCATGGTCTTCGTCGCCATCCTGGCGCTGCTTGCTCCCTCGGAAGCGGCGCTGGCGAAGAAACCGAAGAAAGAAGAAGGCGGCGACGCCGCCAAGAAAGAACAGACCGAGAAGAAGAAAGGGCCCTTCAAGGACTTTTCCGAGGTGACCGAGGACGCGAAGTTCCTCGAGGGCTTCTTCGACATCTACCAGAAGCCGGAGCAACTGCTCCTCGCCGTGCCCGAGAAGCGTTTGGATGAAGACTTCATCCTGAATTTCACCCTCGCTCAGGGCGTGGGATCGGGCTGGCTCATCGGCGGCACGATGCTGAACTGGGAGGCCGTGGTCGTCGCCCTGGAGCGACACGGCGACAAGCTGTTCCTGGTGGCGAAGCCGACGCGCTTCACCGCCAGTGAAGAACCTTACAAAGGCATGGTGGATTTCGCCTTCGGCTCCTCCGTCCTGGCGTCGGCGGACATCGTCAGCATCCGTGACAAGGACAAGGCGCTCCTCATCGATGTGCAGAAGTGGTTCCTCTCCGACCTTTCCGGCGTCGGCGAAGTCCTGCGCTTCACCCTCTCCCCGGTCCCGGGGCAGCGCGGGCCGGCGCAGCTGGAGACGGACAAGAGCTTCATCGAGCAGGTCAAGGTGTTCCCGCAGAATGTGAACGTGCGCGCCAAGCTCAGCTTCCGGCCCGGTGAACCGGTGGACTGGGACGGAGTGCCTGACGGCCGTTCCATCCCCTTGTCGGTGTACTGCGTCATGGCCCCGCTGCCGGAGGAGCCGATGACGCCGCGGCGTGCCGACGACCGCATGGGTTACTTCCTGACGGCGCAGAAGGATTTCGCCCAGCCGGAGCACGACTTCTTCGCCCGCTATGTGCGCAAGTGGCGTCTCGAGCCGGAGCGCAAGCGCGGCGACCTGTTCATTCCCAAGAAGCCCATCACCTATTTCCTCGATCCGAGCATTCCGCCGGAGTACCGCCCCTACATCCAGGCGGGGGTCGAGGAATGGAATCGGGCCTTCGAGGCCGCGGGTTTCGAGAACGCCATGCGCGCCGACCTGCTGCCCCGGGACGCGGACCCTGAGGATCTGCGCTACGCCACGATCCGCTGGGTGGCCACGGACGTCCGCAGCTACGGCGCCATCGGCCCCTCCGTGGTGGATCCACGAACCGGTGAGATCCTCGACGCCGACATCCTCTTCGATGCCGCCATTGCTCAGTGGGCCCGTCAGACCTGGCGCACCGTGGCCGATCCTTCGCGGACGCTGCAGCAGATCCTCGGCATGGAGGAGACGGCGGCGCCGCCGACCGGGCCGAACTTCGAGCAAGCCGGCTTCGCCGAGCAGCTGTCGGTGCACATGGCCATGATGCGGGCGGACCTGCTGTTGCGCGGTGTCATCACGCCGCAGGAGCCGGTGCCGATTGAGTTCATCGGCGAGTTCCTCAAGTTCGTCACCATGCACGAGGTGGGGCACACCCTCGGGTTGCGGCACAACTTCCGCGGCTCCACGGATACGCCCATGGCTCGGCTGCACGACCGGGTGTGGACCGGCGAGCACGGCTTGGTGAACTCGGTGATGGAGTACCCGGCGGCGAACATCTCCGGCGACGGCAAGCCCAACGGCAACTACTACACGCCCACCGTGGGCACCTGGGATCTCTGGGCCATCTCCTACGGCTACACGCCGGATGCGGAGAAGGCCGCCTCGCTGGCCCGGCAGGTGGCGCAAGACGGCCACCAGTACGGCACCGATGAGGACGCCGGCGGCATCCCCGCGCTCGATCCGACGGTGAACGTGTGGGATCTGGGCGACGATCCTTTGGGCTGGAGCAAGGAGCGCACGCATCTCATCCGCGGCATCTGGGAACGGTTGCCTCAGGTCGTGCTCTACGACGATCGGCCGCGCTATGAGCTGACCGATGCGCTGAACACGCTCTTGGTCGCTTACCTGCAAGCCCTGGCCCCGGCGGTGAAGTACGTCGGCGGGCAGGAAGTGAACCGCGATCACGTGGGCGATCCGCAGGCGCGGCCGCCCTATCAGATCGTGCCCAAGGCCAAGCAGCTGGATGCGCTGGAGCACGTGGTCCAGGCCTCGCTCAGCGAGAATTCCTTCGCCATGCCTCGCGAGGTCCTGACCCAGCTAGGGTCGAACCGCTGGAGCCACTGGGGCATGGACAACACCATCATGGGCCGCATCGACTACCCGCTGCACGAGCTCGTGCTCATGGTGCAGAGCGGCGTGTTGCAGCAGCTCACCAACCCGGTGCGCCTGCAGCGCCTGGTGGACGGCGAAACCGTTTTCGGCGCCCAGAGCACGCTTTCCATTCCGGAGCTGATGGACAACATCACCCGCTCGGTGTGGAGCGAGACGTGGGGAGCGCAGCCGCGCAACGTCACCAGCATGCGGCGCAACCTGCAGCGACTGTACGTGGACCGGATGACCGATCTGCTGGCCCACCCGCCGGCCCGCCTCCCGGCGGACGCGCGGGCGGTGACGCGGGTGCAGCTGCGCGACCTGCAAGGCCGGCTGGAACGGGCCCTCGGTGCGGGGACCAACCTGGACCCCTACACGCGGGCGCATTTGCAGGAAGCGCACGAGCGCATCGGCAAGGCCCTGGAAGCCGGTCTCGAAGTGGAGTTGCTCGGCGGCCGCGGCTGA
- a CDS encoding MATE family efflux transporter, producing the protein MQATPTQRTGKGGFFASLREALRGTEMDFTSGPLGRGILLLAVPMMLEMLGEALFALTDAFFVARLGPAALATVGMTESLLEVVYAIAVGLGMATTALVARRVGEKDRRGAAATAVQALGVAACLGCLLALLGVLAAPRLLRLMGADAATVAAGSGYTRWVYAGIPWVVLLFVGNAVFRGAGDASKAMRALWVANLINMLLDPCLIFGLGPFPRLGLEGAAVATNIGRATGVLYLFSRLARAGPHLALTRTDLRLQPQVVRRLLRLSVGGVGQFLIATASYIGLVRVLSTFGGATLAGYVVAIRIVIFVIMPSWGLSSAAATLVGQNLGARNPERAARAVWLTGVYNMILMGTITLVFLFLSRRIVTLFTQDPAVLPTAAAALRIVSYGYVFYAWGMVMTNAFNGAGDTTTPSWINLVAFWLFQLPVAWLLSRTLGLGPHGVFWAIALAYSLSAVIGVAVFRRGLWRRRQV; encoded by the coding sequence ATGCAGGCAACACCAACGCAGAGGACCGGCAAGGGCGGCTTCTTCGCCTCCCTGCGCGAAGCGCTCCGCGGCACGGAGATGGATTTCACCTCCGGCCCCCTGGGGCGCGGCATCCTGCTCCTCGCCGTTCCCATGATGCTCGAGATGCTCGGCGAAGCCCTCTTCGCTTTGACCGACGCTTTCTTCGTCGCCCGACTGGGGCCCGCGGCGCTGGCCACGGTGGGAATGACGGAATCGCTCCTGGAGGTGGTGTACGCCATCGCCGTTGGCCTCGGCATGGCGACGACGGCGCTGGTGGCGCGTCGTGTCGGCGAGAAGGACCGGCGCGGCGCCGCCGCGACCGCGGTGCAGGCCTTGGGCGTAGCCGCTTGCCTCGGCTGCCTGCTGGCGCTTCTCGGAGTGCTGGCAGCGCCGCGCTTGCTCCGGCTCATGGGAGCCGACGCCGCCACCGTGGCCGCCGGCAGCGGCTACACGCGCTGGGTGTACGCCGGCATTCCTTGGGTCGTGCTGCTCTTCGTCGGCAACGCCGTCTTCCGCGGCGCCGGCGACGCCTCCAAGGCGATGCGCGCGCTCTGGGTCGCCAACCTCATCAACATGCTTCTCGATCCGTGTCTCATCTTCGGCCTGGGACCGTTTCCCAGGCTCGGGCTCGAAGGCGCTGCCGTGGCCACGAACATCGGCCGCGCCACCGGAGTGCTCTACCTGTTCTCCCGCCTGGCTAGAGCGGGGCCGCACCTGGCGCTCACCCGAACCGACTTGCGTCTGCAGCCGCAGGTGGTGCGCCGCTTGCTGCGGCTTTCCGTCGGCGGCGTCGGTCAGTTCCTCATCGCCACCGCGAGCTACATCGGTCTCGTCCGCGTCCTCTCCACCTTCGGCGGCGCGACGCTCGCGGGCTATGTCGTGGCCATCCGCATCGTCATCTTCGTCATCATGCCGTCGTGGGGTCTCTCCAGCGCCGCGGCCACCCTCGTCGGACAGAATCTCGGGGCCCGCAATCCCGAGCGCGCCGCCCGCGCCGTCTGGCTCACCGGGGTCTACAACATGATCCTCATGGGCACCATCACGCTCGTCTTTCTCTTCCTGTCGCGGCGCATCGTGACGCTGTTCACCCAGGATCCGGCGGTGCTGCCGACGGCGGCTGCTGCTCTCCGGATCGTGAGCTACGGTTACGTCTTCTATGCCTGGGGCATGGTGATGACCAATGCCTTCAACGGCGCCGGTGACACCACCACGCCCTCGTGGATCAACCTGGTCGCCTTCTGGCTGTTCCAGCTCCCCGTGGCCTGGCTCCTCTCCCGGACCCTGGGGCTCGGGCCGCACGGGGTGTTCTGGGCCATCGCCCTGGCCTATTCGCTCTCCGCGGTCATCGGCGTGGCGGTCTTCCGGCGCGGCCTCTGGCGCCGGCGCCAGGTCTGA
- a CDS encoding MFS transporter — translation MLGALDRRQLHVLLLLTLVNFMNFVDRQIVGAILPLLQGEFSLSHSQAGLLGTVFALMHSCFTLPLGVLADRTSRKNVMAGAVLFWSGATFVTGLVHSFRALLGARALVGIGEAAFTPAATAIITRSFPAAVRARVQGTFNAGMFIGGCVGLGLGGVLAARFGWRPTLFIVAVPGILLAARIARLREPPVAAAVGVPWREILRSAAYWEALAGGCCVSFGAYALIFWGTTFAVENKGLSLHDASVILGVNLGLAGVLGIVAGAWLADRLMRRVLWGRAFVIVAGLLLGAPFLLCAVHTSSKTLFLVSFFLSGFFLSWYHGPLTAVLHDMTPERAHATAMGLYNAIVHLFAVTWAPYATGRLADHYGLTTGMDIAAGTFFLGALGFVAVLLRIRRASKAATASANLQSPTDFESLSAAATRREAQ, via the coding sequence ATGCTCGGCGCTCTCGACCGGCGACAGCTCCATGTGCTGCTGCTCTTGACGCTGGTCAACTTCATGAACTTCGTCGACCGTCAGATCGTCGGCGCCATCCTGCCGCTCTTGCAAGGGGAGTTCTCGCTCTCCCATTCCCAGGCGGGGCTCCTCGGCACCGTGTTCGCGCTGATGCACTCGTGCTTCACCTTGCCCCTCGGCGTTCTGGCGGATCGCACTTCGCGGAAGAACGTCATGGCGGGCGCCGTTCTCTTCTGGAGCGGCGCGACCTTCGTCACCGGCCTGGTGCACTCGTTTCGCGCTTTGCTCGGCGCCCGTGCCCTGGTCGGTATCGGCGAGGCAGCGTTCACGCCCGCCGCCACCGCCATCATCACCCGCAGCTTCCCCGCCGCGGTCCGCGCCCGCGTGCAAGGCACCTTCAACGCCGGTATGTTCATCGGCGGTTGTGTCGGCCTCGGGCTCGGCGGCGTGCTCGCCGCCCGGTTCGGCTGGCGGCCGACACTCTTCATCGTCGCCGTGCCGGGTATCTTGCTGGCGGCGCGGATCGCCAGGCTCCGCGAGCCGCCGGTGGCCGCGGCGGTCGGCGTCCCCTGGCGCGAGATCCTGCGCTCCGCCGCCTACTGGGAGGCCCTCGCCGGCGGCTGCTGCGTTTCCTTCGGGGCCTACGCCCTCATCTTCTGGGGCACGACCTTCGCGGTGGAGAACAAAGGTCTCTCCTTGCACGACGCGAGCGTCATCCTGGGAGTCAACTTAGGGCTCGCGGGGGTGCTCGGCATCGTCGCCGGTGCCTGGCTCGCCGATCGGCTGATGCGCCGCGTCCTCTGGGGGCGGGCCTTCGTCATCGTGGCCGGTCTCCTCCTGGGCGCACCGTTCCTCCTCTGTGCCGTGCACACCTCGAGCAAGACGCTCTTCCTCGTCTCCTTCTTCCTCTCCGGATTCTTCCTGAGTTGGTATCACGGGCCGCTGACGGCGGTGCTGCACGACATGACCCCGGAGCGAGCCCATGCCACCGCCATGGGTCTGTACAACGCCATCGTGCACTTGTTCGCCGTGACCTGGGCGCCTTACGCCACCGGACGCCTCGCCGACCACTACGGCCTGACCACGGGGATGGACATCGCGGCGGGGACATTCTTCCTCGGCGCCCTCGGCTTCGTCGCCGTCCTGCTCCGGATTCGCCGCGCTTCCAAGGCCGCCACTGCAAGTGCTAATCTGCAGAGCCCAACGGACTTCGAGTCGCTCTCGGCGGCGGCCACGCGGCGCGAAGCGCAGTGA
- the acnA gene encoding aconitate hydratase AcnA, whose product MKPSRDTFSTRTTFAVGERQYSFYSLQRLEAAGFAIAHLPYSLRILLENLLRCEDGHTVQHTDIEALARWRPGTTEEREIAFMPARVILQDFTGVPAVVDLAAMRDALADLGGDPRRINPLLPSELVIDHSVQVDVFGTPTALQENAALEYQRNRERYAFLRWGQTAFDSFRVVPPNTGIVHQVNLEHLARVVFAEQTGEGAVAYPDTVLGTDSHTTMINGLGVLGWGVGGIEAEAAMLGQPVPMLIPEVVGFELRGALPEGATATDLVLTVTQMLRAKGVVGKFVEFFGDGLDHLSLADRATIANMSPEFGSTCGMFPIDAKTLDYLRLTGRSAERVALVEAYAKEQGLFRSPGAPPAEYDERLDLDLSSVGATLAGPGRPHDRVPLARTKAEFARALPQMLPAATATATLPLEQALASRVQTRLGTEEVELGHGAVVIAAITSCTNTSNPSVLMAAGLLAKKAVEHGLQVKPWVKTSLAPGSKVVTEYLTASGLLPYLEKLRFHVVGYGCTTCIGNSGPLLPEVAQAIDTGRLVAAAVLSGNRNFEGRINPLVRANYLASPPLVVAYALAGSIDVDLQNEPLGRDKNGRDVYLRDLWPSNAEIQAAVQSTLRPEMFAAQYADVFTGDERWRAIPVPEGSRFAWDANSTYVRRPPYFDALPREPQPLADIEDARVLALLGDSVTTDHISPAGSIPKDMPAGQYLLEHGVAPADFNSFGARRGNHEVMIRGTFGNVRLRNELAPNTEGGWTRHFPDGKVTTIYAASLRYLEEHVPLLVVAGKEYGSGSSRDWAAKGTVLLGVRAVLAESFERIHRSNLIGMGVLPLQFADGETRQSLDLTGEEVYAIRGIASDLQPGKRLEVVATSPSADDPPKLFGVVCRIDTPLELEYFRHGGILKYVLRQML is encoded by the coding sequence ATGAAGCCCAGTCGCGACACCTTCTCCACGCGGACGACCTTCGCGGTCGGCGAGCGGCAGTACAGTTTTTATAGTTTGCAGCGGCTCGAAGCCGCCGGCTTCGCCATCGCGCACCTGCCGTATTCGCTGCGCATCCTGCTCGAGAATCTGCTCCGCTGCGAGGATGGACACACGGTGCAGCACACGGACATCGAAGCCCTCGCCCGCTGGCGGCCCGGCACCACCGAGGAGCGCGAGATCGCTTTCATGCCCGCGCGGGTGATCCTGCAAGATTTCACCGGCGTCCCAGCAGTGGTGGACCTGGCGGCGATGCGCGATGCCCTGGCCGACCTGGGTGGCGATCCGCGCCGCATCAACCCCTTGCTGCCCTCGGAGCTGGTCATCGATCACTCGGTGCAGGTGGATGTCTTCGGCACCCCCACAGCGCTGCAAGAGAATGCGGCGCTCGAGTACCAGCGCAACCGCGAGCGCTACGCTTTCCTGCGCTGGGGGCAGACTGCCTTCGACAGCTTCCGCGTCGTGCCGCCGAACACCGGCATCGTGCACCAGGTCAATCTGGAACACCTGGCGCGGGTGGTCTTCGCCGAGCAGACCGGGGAGGGAGCCGTGGCCTATCCCGATACGGTCCTCGGCACCGACAGCCACACCACCATGATCAATGGTCTCGGCGTGCTCGGCTGGGGAGTCGGCGGCATCGAGGCCGAGGCCGCCATGCTCGGCCAGCCCGTGCCCATGCTCATCCCGGAGGTCGTCGGCTTCGAGCTACGTGGCGCCTTGCCCGAGGGCGCCACCGCCACCGATCTGGTGCTGACAGTGACGCAGATGCTGCGGGCCAAGGGTGTGGTGGGCAAGTTCGTCGAGTTCTTCGGCGACGGCCTGGACCACTTGAGCCTCGCCGATCGTGCCACCATCGCCAACATGTCACCGGAGTTCGGCTCCACTTGCGGGATGTTTCCCATCGACGCCAAGACGCTCGACTACCTGCGACTCACCGGCAGGAGCGCCGAGCGTGTCGCTCTCGTCGAAGCCTATGCGAAAGAACAAGGTTTGTTCCGCAGCCCTGGTGCGCCGCCGGCGGAATACGACGAGCGGCTGGATCTCGATCTGAGCAGCGTCGGGGCGACCTTGGCCGGACCGGGCCGCCCCCACGATCGCGTCCCCTTGGCGCGGACGAAGGCGGAGTTCGCCCGCGCCCTGCCGCAGATGCTGCCGGCAGCGACGGCGACCGCCACGCTGCCCCTGGAGCAGGCGCTGGCGTCCCGGGTGCAAACCCGTCTCGGGACCGAGGAGGTCGAGCTCGGCCACGGCGCCGTTGTCATCGCTGCGATCACCTCGTGCACCAACACCTCGAACCCGTCGGTGCTCATGGCCGCCGGGCTCCTGGCGAAGAAGGCCGTGGAGCACGGCCTGCAGGTGAAGCCATGGGTGAAGACGAGCCTGGCCCCAGGTTCCAAGGTGGTGACCGAGTACCTGACCGCCTCGGGCCTGCTGCCGTACCTCGAGAAGCTGCGCTTCCATGTCGTCGGCTACGGCTGCACCACCTGTATCGGGAACAGCGGGCCTTTGCTACCCGAGGTGGCGCAGGCCATCGATACTGGCCGGCTGGTGGCGGCGGCGGTGCTCTCGGGCAACCGCAACTTCGAGGGTCGAATCAATCCGCTCGTGCGTGCCAACTACCTGGCGAGCCCGCCGCTCGTGGTGGCCTACGCCCTCGCCGGTAGCATCGACGTGGACCTGCAGAACGAGCCCCTGGGTCGGGACAAGAACGGGCGCGACGTGTATCTACGCGACCTCTGGCCGAGCAACGCGGAGATCCAAGCGGCGGTGCAATCCACACTTCGACCTGAGATGTTCGCGGCGCAATATGCCGACGTCTTCACTGGCGACGAGCGCTGGCGTGCCATCCCCGTGCCCGAAGGCAGCCGTTTCGCCTGGGACGCGAACTCCACCTACGTCCGGCGCCCGCCCTATTTCGACGCCCTGCCGCGGGAGCCCCAGCCGCTCGCCGACATCGAGGATGCCCGCGTGCTGGCGCTCCTCGGCGATTCGGTGACGACCGACCACATCTCGCCGGCCGGGTCGATCCCCAAGGACATGCCGGCGGGGCAGTACCTCCTGGAGCACGGCGTCGCTCCGGCGGACTTCAACTCCTTCGGGGCCCGGCGCGGCAACCACGAGGTCATGATCCGCGGTACCTTCGGCAATGTTCGCCTGCGCAACGAGCTCGCTCCCAACACCGAAGGCGGTTGGACCCGGCATTTCCCCGACGGCAAGGTCACCACGATCTACGCCGCTTCCCTCCGTTACCTCGAAGAGCACGTGCCCCTCCTCGTCGTGGCCGGCAAGGAATACGGCTCCGGCTCGTCGCGCGACTGGGCCGCCAAGGGAACCGTCTTGCTCGGCGTGCGCGCCGTGCTCGCCGAATCCTTCGAGCGCATCCACCGCAGCAATCTCATCGGCATGGGGGTGTTGCCACTGCAGTTCGCCGACGGCGAAACGCGCCAGAGCCTGGATCTCACCGGCGAGGAGGTCTACGCCATCCGCGGCATCGCCAGCGATCTGCAACCAGGGAAGCGCCTGGAGGTGGTGGCCACGTCTCCCAGTGCCGACGATCCGCCCAAGCTGTTCGGAGTAGTCTGCCGCATCGACACGCCTCTCGAGCTGGAGTACTTCCGCCACGGCGGCATCCTCAAGTACGTGCTCCGGCAGATGCTCTGA
- a CDS encoding TetR/AcrR family transcriptional regulator → MVPLKGGRRSRRPPVQTADLEHGEEAPRSGPGGAAAAGPVDRRAARASGQRRARRDQILRAAERVFAEKGFHAASISDVIDAAGISRGTFYLYFDSKRVIFSELLDSLVQKLAACVRPVDLTEGAPSPLQQLRANVTCALRVVAANQNLMGVLYRSGQGVDPDADQQVAAFTTSVISLIRRALRRGQELGVVRSLDDELVAPFIFGGVKEIVFQGLQSGHFSKRDVGPMVDEVLRYSMQGFLRT, encoded by the coding sequence TTGGTACCTCTGAAAGGCGGCCGGCGCTCCCGGCGCCCGCCGGTGCAGACCGCGGACCTGGAGCACGGCGAAGAGGCGCCACGCTCGGGGCCCGGCGGTGCAGCCGCTGCCGGGCCGGTGGACCGACGGGCGGCTCGCGCCAGCGGCCAGCGCCGCGCCCGGCGCGATCAGATCCTGCGCGCCGCGGAGAGGGTCTTCGCCGAGAAAGGCTTCCACGCCGCGAGCATCAGCGATGTCATCGACGCCGCCGGGATCTCGCGCGGCACCTTCTATCTCTACTTCGACAGCAAGCGGGTGATCTTCAGCGAGCTCCTCGACTCGCTCGTCCAGAAGCTCGCCGCCTGCGTCCGACCGGTGGACCTGACCGAAGGCGCCCCGAGTCCGTTGCAGCAGTTGCGCGCCAACGTCACCTGCGCACTTCGTGTGGTGGCGGCGAACCAGAATCTCATGGGCGTCCTCTACCGCTCCGGACAAGGTGTCGACCCGGACGCCGACCAGCAGGTGGCGGCCTTCACCACGAGCGTCATCAGCCTGATCCGCCGCGCCTTGCGGCGCGGCCAAGAGCTCGGCGTGGTGCGGAGCCTAGACGACGAGCTCGTCGCCCCCTTCATCTTCGGCGGGGTGAAAGAGATCGTCTTCCAGGGGCTGCAGTCCGGCCACTTCTCCAAGCGCGATGTCGGCC